ACCATTGAAATCTCCTAATCAGGTAATGCATGAGATTATTACACACAACAACATGCCTATGAAAATTCATAATGCTTTGGAGCTTAAAGAGCAATAAGCAGATGAAACTGATGATGAATCTACCGCTGGGAACTTCAAAGATGTCGCATGGCAAGGTGATTTATCACCTATAATCTCAGCCAGAAAGGGAAAGAAAGGGAAGAAGCAAACTCAAGTAAAAGAACAACACCCACCTACAAGAATACTGCCCAAGAGAGAAGCCTTCACAACTAGATGATGATTAAAATACTcatatggaacataaggtctgttaAAACTCAGCAGGCCTTTCAGAGAGTTATCAACATGCAAAAGGAACATGACTTTTTCATTATAGCACTTATGGAACCTTTCTAAAAGAAGAGGTTTATTCAGAACTACAGGAGGAGGCTAGGCATGGAAACTGCAATATCAAATGTCAATGGGAAGATATGGCTCTTTGGAGATGATGTGGTGCAGTGGGATTTGTTGATTGACACTGAACAACAACTAACTATCAAGGTGTATCATCAAGATATTGGAAAGCACATAATGATGACTTTTGTTTATGCAAAGTGTTCATCACTTGATAGATTAGAATTATAGGATAATCTATACTACCTTGCTAGTGATATGGAGTTACCATGGGTGGTTGGAGGGGATTTTAATGTAGTTTTTAGTGAAGAGGAGAAAATTGGAGGACTGTTAGTGTACCCTCTAGAATATGAAGATTTTGCTTTCTGTGTAAACTCATGTGGAATGTTTGACACTGGGTATAAAGGAAGCCCATTTACTTGGTGGAATGGGAGGCCAACTGCAGACTACATATTCAAAAGGTTGGACAGAATTCTCGTCAATACACCATTTCAGACCTTATCTTCAAGTACAGAAGAGGAGCATCTCATTAGAACAGGCTCAGATCATGCTCCACTCTTGATGAGTTGTGGTGATCAGACTATGCAATTTGTCAAACCATTCAAGTTCTTGAATTTCTGGACCAAACATGCATCCTTTATGGAAGTTGTCCGACAGAATTAGAGGGCAGAATTCACAGGAGATCCCTTCTTGACGTTCAAGCAGAAACTAAAGAGAGTTAAGATTGCTCTTTCTAAATGGAGCAAGCTCACTTATGGGGATATCTTCAAACAACTGGCATTAAGAGAAGATGTGGTCAGAGTGAAGGAAATGTTATTTAAAGAAAATCCAACAATAGAGAATAGAATTATGTTTCAGAAGGCACAAGCAGAGATGAAGAGATATCTGAGCATTGAGGAACGGTACTGGAAACAAAAAGCAGGAATGAATTGGTTTGTAGACGGGGACAAAAATACTAGATTTTTCCATAACCATGTCAGATAAGAgtaggttgctctagtggtgagcaccctccacttccaaccaagaggttgtgagttcgagccaccccaagagcaaggtggggagttcttggagggagggagccgaggttctatcggaaacagcctctctaccctagggtaggggtaaggtctgcgtacacactagcTTCCCCAAACcatactagtgggattatactggattgtttttgttgttgttgttccataACCATGTTAATGGTAAAAGGCAGAAGCTCCAGCGAATTCAGAATCATGATGGAACATGGATTGATACACAGGAAACTATAGCTGATGTTGTAGCTGTATTCTTCTAGAATCAGTTCACACAACCGAAGGAGCCTACAAACTTTGAACTACTACACAATATTCCTACCATGGTATCTGGCGAACAACACTTAGAGCTATGTAGATTTCCAACAACAGAGGAGGTCAAGGCAGTTGTTTTTGCTTTAAATGGTGAAAGTGCAACTGGCCCAGATGGTTTCATTGGCATTTTCTTCCAAATATGCTGGGATATAGTAGGTGAAGACATACACATCATGCTGAAAATATTTTATGGAGGAAGCTCTTTGCCTAAATCAATAACTCATACAAAACTTGTTCTTCTACCAAAAAAATCAATTGTCCAAACATTCTCAGATCTAAGACCTATAAGTTTGAGCAACTTTATAAACAAGGTAATATCTAGAGTGGTACATGATAAGTTGGAAAAGATATTGCCTGTTTTGATCTCTCCCAATCAGACAGGCTTTGTCAAGGGCAAGAGTATTTTTGAAAACATCTTGTTAGCTCAGGAAATTATTACTGACATAAGATTAAGGGGTAAACCTGCCAATGTAGTGATCAAACTTGACATGGAGAAGGCATATGATGGGGTCTCTTGGAAGTATTTGATGCATGTACTGAGGAAAATGGGATTTGCAGAATGcttcatcaacatggtgtggaatTTACTATACAATAACTGGTATTCAATTTTGATTAATGGTCAAGCTTCAAAAAAATTTCACTCAACAAGAGGAGTCAAACAAGGTGATACTCTATCTCCAGCCCTGTTTATACTCTCAGCAGAGGTACTATCTAGATCTTTGAATAAACTATTTGAAGACGAGTTTCAAAGGATATGGAATGCCTAAGTGGACTGACCCATTGAATCATTTGGCATATATTGACGACACTATCATTTTTGCTTTTGCTGATCCTTACTCTTTACAAAAGATAGTGGAGCTCCTGGCCAAGTATGAGCACACTACCAATTGATTAACAAGGCAAAAACTTCATACTAAAATACTTCTGGAGCTTTGGTTATCACAGTAGGAACCCTCACAGGCTTTTCAAAGGAGATTTCCCATTCACCTATCTTGGATGCCCAATCTTCTACAAAATAAGAAGAAAGGTGTACTACAATGATCTTATTAAAAAGGTCAAGACTCAACTACATTCATGAAAGGGTAAACTACTGTCATATGGAGGCAAAGCTACTTTGATTTCAAGTGTACTACAAAGTATGCCTACTCACATACTATCGGTCCTTGATCCACCCAAAAACGTATTGGAACATTTGCATAAAATATTTGCTAGGTTCTTCTGGAGAAACAAAGATGAAGGAAGAAGCATGCATTGGAGTAAATGGCAGAATTTATGCATGCCAAAGGAGGAAGGTGGACTAGGGTTCGGATCCCTGTTTGATGTTTCAAAAGCATTATTGCCTAAACTATAGTGGAAGTTCAGGACCACTAAATCACTCTGGgctaatttcatgtggaataaatactacaaaaaggAACTCCGCACTACTGTTCAATTTAGGAAAGATTCACATGTTTGGAGAAAAATATTGGAGGCAAGGGaaaaagtggaacatgaaatcATATGAGAGATGAACAGAGGAACTACCAACATATGGCATGAAAACTGGACGGGCCTAGGTATATTATATCATGTTGTTGAACCAGACTTTGACATCAATGAAAACATTCAAGAAGTAGCAGAGTTGAGAGAAGGAAATGATTAGAATCATCATTTGTTGGAACAAACATTTTCAATAGAGATTGCAGATCATATTAGACAGGAATTACATTTTGAAAACAATGGTGAATATTGGGACACACCTAAATGGATGCCTACTGCATAAGGGAGATTTTCAGTAACTACTGCATAGTAATTAATGAGGCACATATCACCCACAATGCCTTAGTATAAGCAACTATGGACTAGAGGATTGCCTTTCAAAATATCTTTCTTTATGTGGCAATTATGGAAAGGCAAAATACCAACAAATGATATGTGGAGAAGGAATGGACACATGGTGGTATCAAAATGTTGGCGTTGTATTCAATCTCAGAATGACACTTTTTAACATCTTTTCCtaacaagttcaacaacagaTAGAGTGTGGAGATCATTTGGGCAGGCAACAAGCATAATAGATAACTTAATGCAGGTTCATCAAGCGATAAAAACTTGGTGGAATGTGGACTGCTGTCCAAAAATGAAACCATTGTTCCAGGCAGCCCCGACAGTGTTAACTTGGGAACTTTGGAAGAGGAGAAACACCATGAAACATGGAGGAACAATGTCATGCAACAGGGTAATTCATGAGGTAAACAAGACATTGCATAATTTAGCAAAGATTAGATATCCCTGGTTGACAAATATACCCTTTCTATGGACATACATGATTACATTTTTTGAAGGGTACAAACCATATGAGGTAACCAAGAGAGTTGCATGGCATTCACCCTATGAAGGATGGTTCAAATGCAATACAGATGGAGCCTCAAAAGGCAATCCTGGACAAAGCTcttctaatttttgtgtgaggAATTGGAGAGGTGATTTGATTTTTGCTAGGGCAGAAAAGGTAGAAGACACCACTAATATTATTGCAGAAGCAAAAGCAATCACAGAAGGGATGGCATACTGTGTAACTCAACAAATTCATCCACTAATAATTGAGACAGATTCTCTAGTAATGAAAAGGATAATAGAAGGTGAATGGGAAATGCCATGGTGCATAATAAAGGAGGTGAAGAGGATCAAGGGGATGAAGGACAATTTCAATATGATTTTCCAACATGTTCTAAGGGAGGGCAACACACTGGCGGACTATTTAACTAACCTGGctttctcttttgcaggtacaatAACATTTAACTAATTCAATGAGTTGCCAAGTGCATGTAAGAGATTAATCAACCTAGACAAGGCCCATATCCCTAACCTTAGGATAAGGGTAGTAAAGAGGAGGGCCCCAGATTGATGTTATTAAGCTATTACTCTACAGTTGTTGTTCTTTATGGAGATCATCAAATAGCAGTTGGGTTCCGAGAAGAGATCACAAATTTCAGGTGCTCCACAACTTATAGTCGACCACAGCTACAACTACTCAAATATTCATCAAGCATGGATTACTGGTGCAACAGAGCTGGTCAAGGTAGTTTCAGTTGCTGCTCATCTTGGAGGTCAACTAAACAACATTTGGTTGGCCTTCTACAACTTCAGTTATTCAAATTCATACTACTGTTAGTTAACTTCTTCATTTCTCAACTAACCGAAACAAAGATACAATAGCTTCTCGAAGATATTATACACATGACAAGCAGTGTAGTCTCGTTACTTTGTTCAGTGATTTTATTTCACGATCATTCTGGACATGAAAAGGCACTATTTTGTACATAATCTTCGAGCATGCAATGCTGTAACAGATTTGTTCTTGGAAGCCTCAGCATTTGGACATGAGGAGGCAACATATTTTACATAGTCTTCTAGCATGCATTACAACTGTAACAGGGATGGTCTTGGCAGCTTCAggaatggatatatatatatatatatatatatatatatatatatatatatatatatatatatatatatatatatatatatgtttcacaGGTTGTTAATAAGATCCATGGAACTACTGGTTTTCTTCCACTGATTGCGCTGGGCAGCTTTGGACAAATTTTAAATGTATGGGGTTGTATCGTTTACCAGTGGTGTTAGTATTTTATAATGCTCATTCTGGAATGGTAGAGCACCATTCGGGAAAGAATTGTAACACTTGTTCTGGATTATGGAATCTGTGCAACTGTTCGGTTTATTGAAATTATCCATGCAAGCCTGGATTCAAACAAGTCTGGTTCAAAATGGTCTTTTCTATCAATACTACTGTTGGAATTCCAATTCTTTCATACTCGATCGAATATGTCAAAACTCTTGTGGTGTTTCTATCAAAATAGTAGAATACAAAGACATACAGTAAAATGCAACAACATCCATCACCATGCATCTTACTCGGCAAAGCATCACAACATTTTGAAAGATAAAGGTCTCAAATTTACTTGCACGCTCCATCACATTCATGGACAGCCACAACAATTGAAGGTGTACGTTAGAGATTCAATTTGTCCAAATCATTTTGGAACGCAAAATATGGCGCCTGATGAGAGCGTTTGAGGTGTTACATGCAGGTTTTGCACTTGGCTAGAGGATACAAACAACACATTCGACTGGAACCTGTCCAACTCAAAGTATTGTAATAGCtagattttatttctttttccacCTGTTTGCTTACTTATTTTACACATCTTGTACTGGATTCCTATTttggattttatttatatattaaccACAAGGCATCAAGTTGAGTGGTATCTTtgctaaaaaaaaaaactactgaAGAGACTATCACAGTAGATAGTGATCATGCTACTtttagattattatttgaaaatgaTTTAGCCTCTTATAGGGAAACTCATAGATTTTTAAATATCAGTTTAATAAAAGTTGCCTTCAAGTCACTTACTTTAAGAGGCTTACCTGAAAGTTGCTCTCAGAGATGGCAGAAATCAAAACTGGAAAAAGTCCTTTATAGGGATAGTACAAACCAGTTTGGCCTATGGCCCTGTATATTTTAATGCATATCCTAACTTGTAGATTTTTTTGAGTGATGAAAACTCTTTAAATGCTTTAATATTGAGTATTAAGCTTCATAGTTATGATTATATGccaggaacaaaagttatatatGTTATAGGATTTATTACAAGCCGTTATATACTTTGAGACCTTTGTGCAAAATTATGGATTTCAAAAATGAAACTATTCTTATAGAAACTAATTTTGGTAAGTCTAAATTTACTACCagaagacctattaagtgggatgAAATAGATTTCCCAAAGAATGGGTCATTGAGGAAGCAATAGCTCCTCGAAATAACATTAACACTGAAATCACCCAAGTTGAACAAACTTCTGATGGAACTGTTAAGATCAGGTTTAATGAACCCGATCACACTGATAATATCAGTTATTCATCTAGATTAACTAGATCAAATCCCTCATCTGTGGATTATACTGTAGATTTTCCATCAAGAACTTCTACATCACAAATTAGAGAAAATAATAGAATAGATGTCATACAAATTAGTACAGATAATATTGCTAGTGCTATTCCTGATCCAACTGAAACCAAAATGGATTTTTCTAATGGTTTAAATGGATAGAAACCAAATAGATTTTAGTCCGGGTTCACCggcaagaaaaataattttcgaaaaatttaaaaaacccaGATGAAAACTTTTTAGAAATTGATTTTTTGACAATTTTGATGAGGAGTTaataaatttcttccaaaatgaaTTTTATAACAATATTAGTGGTCACAATAAAATGATTGCTTTTGTACCATGGTTTATGTCTAAATATGTTGATAGTTATATTTCCATGCTAGAAAGAGATTATAAACTCAATAGTAGTGAAATTACTAG
This sequence is a window from Nicotiana tomentosiformis chromosome 5, ASM39032v3, whole genome shotgun sequence. Protein-coding genes within it:
- the LOC138892087 gene encoding uncharacterized protein, yielding MELPWVVGGDFNVVFSEEEKIGGLLVYPLEYEDFAFCVNSCGMFDTGYKGSPFTWWNGRPTADYIFKRLDRILVNTPFQTLSSSTEEEHLIRTGSDHAPLLMSCGDQTMQFKLKRVKIALSKWSKLTYGDIFKQLALREDVVRVKEMLFKENPTIENRIMFQKAQAEMKRYLSIEERYWKQKAGMNWQKLQRIQNHDGTWIDTQETIADVVAVFF